In Planctomycetaceae bacterium, a single window of DNA contains:
- a CDS encoding DUF1501 domain-containing protein, producing the protein MSDENFSRRRVLQQSALGLGSLGLASLLANEGRLIAAPEAVGGLQHSRSPHFAGKAKRVIHFFLNGGPSHVDTFDPKPQLARFVSRTVSDNLLTERKTGAALPSPFRFRKYGQSGIEVSEIFSKTAAHIDDIAVIRSMYAQVPNHEPSLMLMNCGDSVQPRPSMGSWVMYGLGTENQNLPGFIAMCPGGLPIKDSENWQSAFLPGAFQGTYIDSQHRELSRLIENIEHPQIATPAQRRQLNLLAGINARHRKGRLDERLEARIQSFELAFRMQRDAAEAFDITREPPHIQQMYGDGVHGRQTLIARRLLERGVRYVQLWHGAGQPWDNHAGIEGAHRNLAAQIDGPIAALLTDLKQRGMFDDTLILWGGEFGRTPTVELSGDGKPQDGRDHNHWGFSVWLAGGGIKGGTVYGTTDELGFRAAENPVSIHDLHATMLHCLGFDHRQLTFRYAGRDFRLTDVHGNVIDAVLS; encoded by the coding sequence ATGTCAGATGAAAACTTCAGCCGGCGCCGGGTCCTGCAGCAATCGGCACTCGGACTTGGATCGCTGGGGCTGGCAAGTCTGCTTGCCAACGAAGGAAGATTGATAGCTGCCCCGGAAGCAGTCGGGGGACTCCAGCATTCGCGGTCGCCTCACTTTGCAGGCAAGGCCAAGAGAGTCATCCATTTTTTTCTGAATGGCGGGCCGTCACATGTCGATACGTTTGATCCCAAACCACAACTGGCTCGCTTCGTCAGTCGGACAGTTTCGGACAATCTACTGACAGAACGAAAGACGGGTGCCGCCCTGCCATCACCATTTCGTTTTCGAAAGTATGGCCAATCCGGAATTGAAGTGAGTGAGATTTTTTCAAAAACGGCGGCTCATATCGATGACATAGCGGTGATTCGTTCGATGTATGCCCAGGTGCCAAACCATGAACCGTCCCTGATGCTGATGAATTGTGGCGACTCTGTTCAGCCTCGTCCCAGCATGGGTTCCTGGGTGATGTATGGTCTGGGTACAGAGAATCAGAATCTGCCGGGGTTTATTGCAATGTGCCCCGGCGGTCTGCCAATCAAAGATTCTGAAAACTGGCAGTCGGCGTTTCTGCCGGGAGCGTTTCAGGGCACTTACATCGATTCGCAACATCGTGAACTGAGTCGTTTGATTGAGAACATCGAGCATCCGCAGATTGCGACGCCAGCGCAGCGTCGTCAGCTGAACCTGCTTGCCGGCATAAATGCTCGTCACCGAAAGGGAAGGCTCGACGAGCGCCTGGAGGCACGAATTCAGTCGTTTGAGCTGGCGTTTCGAATGCAGCGAGATGCGGCCGAAGCCTTCGATATCACTCGTGAACCTCCCCATATTCAGCAGATGTACGGCGACGGAGTCCATGGTCGACAAACGCTGATTGCGAGACGGTTGCTGGAAAGAGGCGTCCGATATGTGCAGCTTTGGCACGGCGCCGGACAACCGTGGGACAATCATGCTGGTATCGAAGGAGCCCATCGAAATCTCGCGGCACAAATTGACGGTCCGATTGCAGCATTGCTGACGGATCTGAAACAGCGAGGCATGTTCGATGACACTCTCATCCTTTGGGGAGGAGAGTTTGGCCGAACACCAACAGTTGAACTGTCGGGCGACGGCAAGCCACAGGATGGTCGAGACCACAATCACTGGGGCTTCAGTGTCTGGCTGGCAGGGGGCGGTATTAAAGGCGGTACGGTTTACGGGACGACGGACGAACTGGGGTTCCGGGCAGCAGAGAACCCCGTCAGCATTCATGACCTGCACGCGACCATGCTGCATTGCCTTGGTTTCGACCACCGACAACTAACGTTTCGTTATGCGGGTCGAGACTTCCGACTGACGGACGTTCATGGCAATGTGATCGACGCTGTTCTGAGCTAA
- a CDS encoding PAS domain S-box protein, protein MLSKIINVFPIPACITDSESNVVACNEAWLLLARPNSANLPEKLSLQVEWVSEFDGSNSQQTTPLAITTINAFHLQCLGTRKARIRNSDATSPVITGRCYEIVSQDAAPSAQQSSHSRLWIWDSVPVSDSPESQQPCWQTEALTQRRKLQTILDTVPASIFVKDADHRYRRVNREMTRLLGLTADQIIGHTDQELGLTRSQNPSAAEITVMRHGIQVNGSVEAVETASGLRWLQINRLPSYENESIVGVIGLAVDVTDRIHAEQAVRQSESRLIEAQEIGNMGSFHWDACTDRVSWSESLVRIFGLNEDEVPKDFASYLNLIHPEDRQLVASRLSESMRAGTPFDHIYRITRRNGDTRWLRARGRIIHGHDKKVVAVSGTCQDVSEQRLIEDALRVSDERHRALLNAVPDAVIIHSNGSVRFCNSAAQILIRAEKPSHVVGLPLDSLIRSRAPLPDFDVQQDRNRWVLNLQNNRVSNDIVLRCLDGTTKPVEITASGLVFQGEQVTLISIHDLTERRRIEAELRHAQKLEAVGRLAGGIAHDFNNLLTVIMGYSELLLTSLPPSDPSAKLIAEISKAGNRATQLTRQLLTFSRRQNFEPIETDINWCLVSTLPVLERMLGENVRITTDLYPEPLRIRIDPLQFEQVVINLCLNSQDAMPKGGRILLRTMPPDVGSVDNTQDTRLFARLQICDSGSGIPAGIRDRVFDPFFTTKEAGHGIGLGLSVVHGIVEEAGGDISIESSSTEGTTVTVHLPLAPQSTVAHSLPESFRARPNETILIVEDDDSVRDLAVISLRTCGYNVLAARNGQEALDAIHNNATVLSLVATDVVLPDIGADAITQAIRARAPGIRILLMSGYTEDAVSLYGIDATEAAFIQKPFTPESFCRIVRAILDNRDDTDL, encoded by the coding sequence ATGCTCTCAAAAATCATCAACGTATTCCCGATACCGGCCTGCATTACCGATTCTGAATCCAATGTCGTGGCCTGCAATGAGGCGTGGTTGCTCCTTGCCAGGCCGAATTCAGCGAACCTGCCTGAAAAGCTGAGTCTGCAGGTCGAATGGGTATCTGAATTCGACGGATCGAATTCTCAACAGACGACGCCACTTGCCATCACGACGATAAACGCGTTTCATTTGCAGTGTCTTGGTACTCGCAAAGCGAGGATTCGGAACAGCGATGCGACGTCTCCAGTGATTACTGGTCGCTGTTACGAAATCGTCTCACAGGATGCGGCACCCTCAGCACAACAGAGTTCCCATTCACGCCTCTGGATCTGGGACAGCGTCCCCGTCAGTGACAGTCCGGAAAGCCAGCAGCCGTGCTGGCAGACAGAAGCTTTGACACAACGTCGCAAACTGCAGACGATTCTGGACACGGTCCCGGCATCGATATTTGTGAAGGATGCAGACCATCGCTATCGTCGTGTCAACCGCGAAATGACCAGGTTGCTCGGACTCACAGCCGACCAGATCATCGGACACACGGATCAGGAACTGGGACTGACTCGAAGCCAGAATCCCAGTGCCGCGGAAATCACCGTAATGCGGCATGGTATTCAGGTCAACGGTTCGGTCGAAGCCGTTGAAACCGCGTCGGGATTGCGGTGGTTACAGATCAACCGCCTGCCATCGTATGAAAACGAGAGCATCGTCGGCGTCATCGGACTTGCCGTCGATGTTACCGACCGTATTCACGCGGAACAAGCAGTCAGACAGTCTGAATCCCGACTGATCGAAGCCCAGGAGATTGGCAACATGGGAAGCTTCCACTGGGATGCCTGCACCGATCGCGTTTCGTGGTCTGAAAGTTTGGTCCGGATTTTCGGTCTGAATGAGGATGAAGTCCCGAAGGACTTCGCGTCCTACTTAAATCTTATTCACCCGGAAGATCGGCAACTGGTAGCAAGTCGTCTTTCGGAATCCATGCGGGCGGGAACGCCTTTCGATCACATTTATCGAATCACCCGCAGGAATGGGGATACGCGATGGCTGCGAGCTCGTGGCCGAATCATCCATGGACACGACAAGAAGGTCGTCGCAGTTTCCGGCACATGTCAGGATGTCTCAGAACAACGCCTGATCGAAGATGCCCTTCGAGTGAGCGACGAAAGACATCGCGCGCTACTGAATGCCGTCCCGGATGCTGTCATTATTCATTCGAATGGCAGTGTCCGTTTCTGCAACAGCGCCGCACAAATTCTGATCAGAGCAGAGAAGCCTTCCCATGTTGTAGGGCTGCCGCTGGATTCCCTCATTCGAAGTCGAGCACCGCTTCCGGACTTCGACGTGCAACAGGATCGCAATCGATGGGTACTGAATTTACAGAATAATCGCGTCAGCAATGATATTGTGCTGCGTTGCCTGGATGGCACGACCAAGCCGGTCGAAATTACTGCGAGTGGACTGGTTTTTCAGGGTGAGCAGGTCACGCTGATCAGCATCCATGACCTGACTGAACGACGACGAATCGAAGCAGAGTTGCGGCATGCACAAAAGCTGGAAGCGGTTGGTCGACTCGCAGGAGGCATTGCGCATGATTTCAATAATCTGCTGACGGTCATTATGGGGTACAGTGAGCTGCTGCTGACATCATTGCCACCATCGGATCCGTCAGCGAAGCTGATCGCCGAAATCAGCAAAGCCGGCAATCGAGCCACTCAATTGACTCGTCAACTGCTCACCTTCAGCCGACGTCAGAATTTTGAACCTATCGAAACAGACATTAACTGGTGTCTGGTAAGCACGCTTCCCGTTCTGGAACGAATGCTTGGTGAGAATGTTCGGATTACCACGGACCTCTATCCGGAACCACTCCGAATTCGTATCGACCCCCTGCAGTTCGAACAGGTCGTGATCAATCTGTGTCTGAATTCACAGGATGCCATGCCCAAAGGCGGGCGAATTCTTCTTCGGACAATGCCGCCTGATGTCGGCTCCGTCGATAACACTCAGGACACCAGATTGTTTGCGCGATTACAGATTTGCGATTCGGGATCCGGCATTCCGGCAGGCATAAGAGACCGCGTCTTTGACCCATTCTTTACAACCAAAGAAGCGGGGCATGGAATTGGTCTTGGGTTGTCGGTCGTTCATGGAATCGTTGAGGAAGCGGGCGGAGACATCAGCATCGAAAGCTCTTCCACCGAAGGAACGACTGTGACAGTTCATTTGCCGCTTGCCCCGCAAAGTACAGTTGCTCACAGCCTTCCGGAATCATTTCGGGCACGACCAAACGAGACGATTCTGATTGTGGAAGACGACGATTCAGTCCGTGACCTTGCCGTCATTTCACTTCGCACCTGTGGATACAACGTACTCGCTGCCAGAAACGGTCAGGAAGCACTCGATGCCATTCACAATAATGCAACGGTCTTAAGTCTGGTTGCTACGGATGTTGTCCTGCCCGATATTGGTGCCGATGCAATCACCCAGGCCATTCGAGCCAGGGCACCGGGAATTCGGATCCTCTTGATGAGTGGTTATACGGAGGACGCGGTCAGTCTTTACGGAATCGATGCCACTGAGGCTGCCTTCATTCAAAAGCCATTTACGCCTGAGTCCTTCTGCCGCATCGTGCGAGCGATTCTGGATAACCGTGATGATACGGATTTATGA
- a CDS encoding zinc-dependent alcohol dehydrogenase family protein — protein MSASAKMRAVRFHSHGEPSSVLQLEEVPKPVPAHGQVLVRMLTAPVNPSDLMYIRGQYTVQARCPAIPGFEGVGVVEQSGGGLRGRIFTGKRVAVLSKEAGSWGEYAVAPADQVIPLDSRLTNAQAATFFVNPATAWVMTQEVLRIPPNEWLLLSAASSALGSMIIRLGVALGFRTLCIVRRESQVAALRKIGATEVVVFDGREENEADFQAGIADIMKGRGVSFAIDPVGGLTGSAIVRSLGPNGHLLVYGTLSGQPLNFSPRALMNTGSRVEGFWLGNFMASKGLFFKLGLVRRLARLVREGTLDSPIQQVVPLCDVRDAVMLAERSGEESARGKILIQIAENAG, from the coding sequence ATGTCCGCTTCCGCCAAAATGCGAGCTGTCAGATTTCACTCGCATGGTGAGCCCTCATCGGTTCTTCAGCTCGAAGAGGTTCCGAAGCCGGTTCCGGCTCATGGTCAGGTCCTGGTGCGAATGTTGACGGCTCCGGTCAATCCGTCAGATCTGATGTATATTCGCGGCCAGTACACCGTGCAGGCCCGGTGCCCGGCGATACCCGGTTTTGAAGGCGTCGGTGTTGTCGAACAATCCGGCGGAGGACTGAGGGGCAGAATCTTCACGGGAAAACGAGTCGCCGTGCTCAGCAAAGAGGCTGGAAGCTGGGGCGAATACGCCGTCGCTCCTGCAGACCAGGTGATCCCGCTCGACAGTCGACTGACCAACGCTCAGGCTGCCACGTTCTTCGTCAATCCGGCGACAGCATGGGTCATGACGCAGGAAGTGCTGAGAATTCCGCCAAATGAATGGCTGTTGCTCAGCGCAGCGTCCTCTGCACTGGGTTCAATGATTATCCGCCTTGGTGTGGCTTTGGGCTTCAGGACTCTTTGTATCGTCCGGCGCGAATCGCAGGTCGCGGCTCTCAGGAAAATCGGCGCTACAGAAGTCGTGGTGTTCGATGGTCGCGAAGAAAATGAAGCCGATTTTCAGGCAGGAATCGCGGACATCATGAAGGGGCGGGGCGTTTCTTTCGCCATTGACCCCGTCGGTGGGTTGACCGGATCGGCTATTGTTCGAAGTCTCGGGCCGAATGGGCATCTGCTGGTCTATGGTACCCTGAGCGGTCAGCCACTGAATTTTTCTCCACGAGCGCTGATGAATACCGGCAGCCGCGTGGAAGGGTTCTGGCTCGGCAACTTCATGGCCTCGAAGGGCTTGTTCTTCAAGCTTGGGCTGGTGCGTCGACTGGCTCGACTGGTCCGAGAGGGCACGCTGGATTCACCGATTCAGCAAGTTGTTCCCCTGTGCGATGTCAGAGATGCGGTCATGCTGGCGGAACGAAGCGGCGAAGAATCCGCCAGGGGCAAGATTCTGATCCAAATCGCGGAAAACGCCGGTTGA
- the ftsH gene encoding ATP-dependent zinc metalloprotease FtsH yields MPGISLFAGASAKMTNPNGESPSSPEKKSPEGSPPSSQRPEESPQRPLGPMVLVIIALFLLTAYYMVSSGMNKGVEVPYGYFVKQVEAGNVVLVRQYGEVLAGEWKQIPAELPEGFKGQLTTEFHTTLPMRPAEDTELLPLLKKHNVRISAERMNWTVGQQIMVWLAISGVFLLVLFFMMRRTSDPFGGGGMMGGFIRSPVKRFEKSDKSASFDDVAGLKTAKQDLQEVVEFLRNPKRFTRLGAKIPKGVLLLGPPGTGKTLLARATAGEAGVPFFSINGSEFIQMFVGVGATRVRDLFKTARENAPCIVFIDEIDAVGRVRGAGVGGGHDEREQTLNQILSEMDGFQQSDTVIVLAATNRNDVLDPALLRPGRFDRHVTVDRPARDGRLGILKVHTRKVPLSSDVDLEAMAKATIGYSGAELEKLVNEAAIKAAREEKRTVEMEDFLFAHDLIVMGAPRDEVMDDEQKRLTAFHEAGHAILGWFQDGVDPVHKVSIIPRGRALGVTLFAPEKEFHNVGEKALRARLIMMMGGRAAEKLIVDEYSVGAQNDIERATQLARKMVASWGMSDEIGPVSFKQSEEHPFLGKEMHSYREFSEETARLIDIEVQRIMHEANATAMQMLTERRDQLDALAEALLERENLEVDEITAILGPAPFTQKTKDSEAEDAPDATSAPDANTDSDPAPDEAGT; encoded by the coding sequence ATGCCGGGCATCTCACTATTCGCAGGTGCATCAGCCAAAATGACAAACCCAAACGGCGAGTCACCGTCGTCACCGGAAAAAAAGTCGCCAGAAGGCTCACCACCCTCGTCACAGCGCCCGGAAGAGTCCCCGCAACGTCCCCTGGGACCAATGGTCCTGGTGATCATTGCGTTGTTTCTGCTGACCGCGTATTACATGGTCAGCTCCGGGATGAACAAAGGCGTTGAAGTTCCGTACGGCTACTTTGTGAAACAAGTCGAAGCCGGAAACGTCGTCCTGGTCCGCCAGTATGGAGAAGTGCTGGCTGGCGAATGGAAACAAATTCCCGCGGAATTGCCCGAGGGCTTCAAGGGCCAGTTGACCACAGAGTTTCACACCACCCTGCCAATGCGCCCGGCAGAAGATACAGAACTGCTTCCGTTACTCAAGAAGCACAATGTCCGGATCAGTGCGGAACGAATGAACTGGACCGTTGGTCAGCAAATCATGGTCTGGCTCGCGATCTCAGGGGTTTTCCTGCTGGTCTTGTTTTTCATGATGCGGCGTACATCCGATCCGTTCGGTGGCGGCGGAATGATGGGTGGCTTCATTCGAAGCCCGGTGAAGCGGTTCGAAAAGTCCGATAAATCGGCCAGCTTTGATGATGTGGCCGGTCTGAAGACCGCGAAGCAGGATTTGCAGGAAGTTGTGGAATTTCTTCGCAACCCCAAACGTTTTACTCGGCTGGGGGCAAAGATTCCAAAGGGTGTCCTGCTGCTGGGACCTCCGGGGACAGGCAAGACATTATTGGCGCGGGCAACCGCCGGCGAAGCGGGGGTGCCTTTCTTTTCAATCAATGGATCCGAATTTATCCAGATGTTCGTTGGCGTTGGGGCCACGCGGGTTCGAGACTTGTTCAAGACCGCTCGAGAGAATGCGCCCTGCATTGTCTTCATCGACGAAATTGATGCCGTCGGTCGCGTTCGCGGTGCCGGCGTCGGTGGTGGACATGACGAACGTGAACAAACGCTGAATCAGATCCTCAGCGAAATGGACGGGTTCCAGCAGTCAGACACCGTCATTGTTCTGGCGGCAACCAACCGAAACGATGTTCTCGACCCTGCGTTACTGCGTCCCGGCCGTTTCGATCGGCACGTAACCGTTGATCGCCCCGCACGCGACGGGCGTCTGGGGATCCTGAAAGTCCATACGCGGAAAGTGCCCTTGTCCAGCGATGTGGATTTGGAGGCGATGGCGAAGGCAACCATTGGCTATAGTGGAGCGGAACTGGAAAAGCTCGTCAACGAAGCGGCCATCAAAGCAGCCAGAGAAGAAAAACGCACCGTTGAAATGGAAGATTTTCTGTTCGCTCATGACCTGATCGTCATGGGAGCGCCACGGGACGAAGTGATGGATGACGAGCAGAAACGACTGACTGCGTTTCACGAAGCCGGACATGCCATTCTGGGCTGGTTTCAGGATGGCGTGGATCCTGTGCACAAGGTTTCCATTATTCCTCGCGGTCGGGCACTGGGCGTTACTCTGTTTGCACCGGAGAAAGAGTTCCACAACGTGGGCGAGAAAGCTCTGCGTGCCCGTCTGATCATGATGATGGGAGGGCGTGCAGCAGAAAAACTCATCGTTGATGAATACTCTGTGGGTGCGCAAAACGACATTGAAAGAGCAACTCAGTTGGCGCGGAAGATGGTTGCCAGCTGGGGTATGTCTGACGAGATTGGACCTGTTTCATTCAAACAGTCTGAAGAACACCCGTTCCTCGGCAAAGAAATGCATTCATACCGAGAATTCAGCGAGGAAACAGCACGCCTGATCGACATCGAAGTTCAACGCATCATGCACGAAGCCAACGCAACAGCCATGCAAATGCTGACCGAACGACGTGATCAGCTGGATGCTTTGGCAGAAGCGCTCCTGGAGCGGGAAAACCTGGAGGTGGATGAGATCACGGCCATTCTGGGCCCTGCGCCGTTTACTCAAAAGACAAAGGACTCCGAGGCAGAAGACGCACCTGATGCGACCAGTGCTCCGGATGCAAATACCGATTCCGATCCTGCTCCGGATGAAGCCGGAACATAG
- a CDS encoding glycosyltransferase: MSYSGPLLILWMLVLCIVQGLMLSVYVRTLRSADEPLGDDPFPPMLIVLCLRGADPFLRDSLARMLESDYPAARFRIVIDSAEDPALDVVDAFLLERNDARVERFILQNRLTTCSGKVSGLLEATESIPQDCEVIAWIDGDSLLHRSALRELANGLRDPRIGAVSGNRWYLPPEASLSGITRMFWNAFAVPSMNMLGILWGGCMAIRATDFRCPEFRNRLTHSFVEDSAICTYVRSTGRTTRLVASALLLNRETITLKDYYQFATRQLLTVRIDNSRWWLLAAHMLTLNLTILLMLIPMSMPWLPWWKEVWLAYLLLSGLSLTAIPIGHVRVCRTLRARGEEVPRISWKQWLLFPVAVFLPNHLNLASTLNTLLIRQITWRGITYQFSRHKCQIIDVQPTKTSADTGRSII; encoded by the coding sequence ATGTCCTATTCTGGTCCACTCCTGATCCTCTGGATGTTAGTGCTGTGCATTGTTCAGGGTCTGATGCTGTCAGTTTATGTTCGCACTCTCCGGAGTGCGGATGAACCACTCGGCGATGATCCGTTTCCACCAATGCTGATCGTATTATGTCTGCGAGGAGCGGATCCGTTTCTGCGAGACAGCCTGGCACGGATGCTGGAGTCAGACTATCCCGCCGCCCGTTTTCGAATCGTGATCGATTCCGCTGAAGACCCTGCGCTGGACGTTGTTGACGCCTTTCTGCTCGAACGCAACGACGCGAGGGTAGAACGATTCATTCTTCAGAACCGCCTGACCACTTGCAGCGGAAAGGTGAGCGGCCTTCTGGAGGCGACGGAATCCATTCCGCAGGACTGTGAAGTCATCGCCTGGATCGATGGCGATTCACTGCTGCACCGCTCAGCGTTGCGAGAACTCGCCAACGGATTGCGTGATCCCCGAATCGGCGCGGTATCGGGGAATCGCTGGTACCTGCCACCGGAAGCCAGCCTGTCCGGAATCACGCGTATGTTCTGGAATGCATTTGCTGTCCCATCGATGAATATGCTGGGCATTCTGTGGGGGGGATGTATGGCAATTCGGGCCACCGACTTTCGATGCCCCGAATTCCGAAATCGGCTCACCCATTCTTTCGTCGAAGATTCCGCGATTTGTACCTACGTTCGATCCACAGGCAGAACCACCCGTCTCGTCGCTTCGGCCCTGTTGCTGAATCGAGAAACGATCACGCTGAAAGATTACTACCAGTTCGCGACCCGCCAGCTGCTGACCGTTCGCATCGACAACTCACGATGGTGGCTGCTTGCCGCCCACATGCTCACCCTGAACCTCACGATTCTTTTGATGCTGATCCCCATGTCGATGCCATGGCTTCCCTGGTGGAAAGAAGTATGGCTGGCGTACCTGCTGCTTTCAGGGCTTTCGTTGACAGCAATTCCAATTGGACACGTGCGAGTCTGCAGGACTCTGCGAGCCCGAGGCGAAGAAGTGCCCCGAATCTCCTGGAAGCAATGGCTTCTGTTTCCCGTTGCCGTTTTCCTGCCGAATCATCTGAACCTCGCATCCACGCTGAACACACTCTTGATTCGTCAAATTACCTGGCGGGGCATCACTTACCAGTTCAGCCGGCATAAGTGCCAAATCATCGATGTTCAGCCCACCAAAACCTCAGCAGACACGGGACGTTCGATCATCTGA
- a CDS encoding DUF1553 domain-containing protein — MSLNPNRLWMPASRRLLPAARIVAAMFALSLTTAVNAEITKLEIAPTGEDQTIRILSRDARQQLVVTGIHDDGRQEDVTRKARISVSADNILKIDDTGLAVPVADGDVTVTATLNGKSAEVRVVITGFAHPLPINFRNQVVPVFTKLSCNGGGCHGKSGGQNGFKLSLLGFYPEDDYEFLKKESRGRRIFPGVPGESLLLKKAIGRSPHGGGKRMEQNSYEYDLLVRWIEQGMPYGTESDPYVTSIRCVPDARVMQRNTEQQVAVLATYSNGTEEDVTRMALFEPNDAEMAESSITGLIRTNDLAGEVAIMARYQGQVATFRATIPMGADTSTLPEPTNIVDAAVFDKLRLLGIPASEICDDATFLRRASLDIAGHIPGEAEVKEFLADTSPDKRDRLIDRLLDSPQYADHFANKWNFILRNKKERGEDTPGTMLFHRWLWSSLYDNKPYDQLVREIVSASGDPMINPAVVWYRDVDSVEEQVEDTAQLFLGIRIQCARCHHHPFEKWSQDDYYGLAAFYNRVGKKVIPNAAGNMRDRRVFHNEGIATASNPRSGKALKPTGLGAEAPYDIAADSDPRVKLADWMSDPGNPFFAKSLVNRYWKHFFNRGIVEPEDDMRATNPPSNPELLDALAKQFIESDFDLKGLVRTICRSKTYQLSALPNDYNASDKQNFSRYYPRRLSAEVLYDAFHQVTGSSQNFNGMPAGTSALQLADASNGPYFLQVFGQPKGDTACECERSMEANLAQSLHLLNGKEIQDKIASASGRAAALAKDTARTHDERMTELYLNVFGRKPNASELDTAVSYLKRNEDNPQAGYEDILWALINTKEFQFNH, encoded by the coding sequence ATGTCGCTGAACCCAAATCGTCTCTGGATGCCCGCGTCGCGCAGGTTGTTGCCTGCTGCACGCATCGTTGCAGCGATGTTCGCCCTGAGTCTGACGACGGCGGTTAACGCTGAAATCACAAAACTGGAGATCGCGCCAACTGGTGAAGACCAAACCATACGCATTCTCAGTCGTGATGCCCGGCAGCAACTGGTAGTGACGGGAATTCATGATGATGGCAGACAGGAGGATGTCACTCGCAAAGCCCGAATTTCTGTTTCAGCTGACAACATCCTGAAGATCGATGACACGGGTTTGGCAGTCCCTGTCGCGGATGGTGATGTCACAGTGACTGCTACGCTGAACGGCAAGTCAGCAGAAGTTCGAGTCGTGATCACCGGGTTCGCTCATCCGTTACCCATCAACTTCCGCAATCAGGTGGTTCCCGTTTTTACGAAACTCAGCTGCAACGGCGGCGGTTGCCACGGTAAGTCCGGCGGGCAGAACGGTTTCAAATTGTCTCTGCTGGGCTTCTATCCGGAAGACGATTACGAGTTCCTGAAGAAGGAATCGCGCGGCCGCCGGATCTTTCCTGGCGTACCCGGTGAGAGTCTTCTGCTGAAGAAGGCCATCGGCCGATCTCCTCACGGTGGCGGCAAACGCATGGAGCAAAACAGTTACGAATATGACCTGCTTGTTCGCTGGATCGAACAGGGAATGCCGTACGGCACGGAAAGTGATCCTTATGTGACTTCAATTCGCTGCGTGCCGGATGCTCGTGTGATGCAACGCAACACCGAGCAGCAGGTGGCGGTGCTGGCAACCTACAGCAATGGTACCGAAGAAGATGTGACCCGCATGGCGTTGTTTGAGCCCAACGACGCTGAGATGGCCGAATCCTCCATCACAGGACTGATTCGCACCAACGATCTGGCGGGCGAAGTGGCCATCATGGCGCGATATCAGGGGCAGGTCGCGACCTTCCGAGCAACGATTCCCATGGGAGCAGATACTTCAACCCTGCCCGAACCAACAAATATCGTGGACGCTGCTGTCTTCGACAAACTTCGCCTGCTGGGCATACCAGCCTCAGAAATCTGCGACGATGCGACGTTCCTGCGACGAGCATCACTGGATATCGCCGGCCATATTCCTGGAGAGGCTGAAGTCAAGGAATTCCTTGCAGACACCTCTCCGGATAAACGAGACAGGCTGATTGATCGTTTGCTCGACAGTCCCCAATATGCCGACCACTTCGCCAACAAATGGAATTTTATCCTGAGAAACAAGAAGGAACGTGGCGAAGACACACCTGGTACAATGCTGTTTCATCGGTGGCTGTGGAGCAGCCTGTATGACAACAAGCCGTATGATCAGCTTGTGCGCGAGATTGTATCGGCATCCGGCGATCCCATGATCAATCCGGCGGTTGTCTGGTATCGCGACGTCGACAGTGTCGAAGAACAGGTTGAAGACACTGCTCAACTGTTCCTGGGAATTCGTATCCAGTGTGCAAGGTGTCATCACCATCCCTTCGAAAAATGGAGCCAGGACGATTACTACGGACTGGCCGCGTTCTACAACCGCGTGGGCAAGAAAGTGATTCCTAACGCGGCGGGCAACATGCGCGATCGTCGCGTCTTTCATAACGAAGGCATCGCGACCGCTTCGAATCCCCGATCCGGAAAGGCATTGAAGCCAACTGGCCTTGGGGCTGAAGCACCTTATGACATCGCTGCAGACAGTGACCCTCGCGTGAAACTGGCCGACTGGATGAGCGACCCCGGAAATCCGTTTTTCGCAAAGTCACTGGTCAATCGATACTGGAAACACTTTTTTAATCGCGGCATCGTAGAGCCCGAAGACGATATGCGGGCAACGAATCCACCATCCAATCCGGAATTGCTGGACGCACTGGCGAAGCAATTCATCGAATCTGATTTCGATCTGAAAGGGCTGGTCCGGACGATCTGTCGTTCCAAAACCTATCAGCTCAGTGCCCTGCCCAACGACTACAACGCCAGTGACAAACAAAACTTTTCGCGGTATTACCCGCGACGTCTCAGCGCGGAAGTGCTTTATGACGCATTTCATCAGGTCACCGGCAGTAGCCAGAACTTCAACGGCATGCCCGCCGGCACCAGCGCGCTGCAGCTGGCTGATGCATCCAACGGACCCTACTTTCTTCAGGTCTTTGGCCAGCCTAAAGGCGATACGGCCTGCGAATGCGAACGCAGTATGGAAGCCAATCTGGCCCAAAGTCTGCATCTGCTGAATGGCAAGGAAATTCAGGATAAGATTGCATCCGCTTCCGGACGAGCGGCGGCCCTGGCAAAAGACACCGCCCGGACCCATGATGAACGCATGACGGAACTGTATCTGAACGTCTTCGGACGCAAACCAAATGCCTCTGAACTGGACACCGCCGTCAGTTACCTGAAACGCAATGAAGACAATCCACAGGCTGGTTATGAAGACATTCTTTGGGCATTGATCAACACCAAAGAATTTCAGTTCAATCACTAA